In one Cyanobacterium sp. T60_A2020_053 genomic region, the following are encoded:
- the mgtE gene encoding magnesium transporter, protein MSDNTTMQQQDSRHELRELVNSQLRLLLEQNNLEGAKSLLQPVQPVDIAEAIGDLPETMQLIAFRLLNKTEAIDVYEHLEYSTQQALIEEFKRQEVLDIVDKMSPDDRARLFDELPASVVSRILEQLSPDERQATNLLLGYGEDTAGRIMTPEYIALKESLTVGETIERIRSLARASELIYYMYVTDASRHLVGIVSLRDLVISAPHQTLDQVLTRDVVYVKTDMDQEEVARLIQRYDFLAVPVVDKELRLVGIVTVDDVIDILEKEATEDIYALGAVQSDGDNYFQTSIFTVARKRVVWLLVLLVTNTMTGSIIGAQEEILTEVTVLAAFIPLLIDSGGNIGSQSSTVVIRGLSTNELKDLSVPHVIFREAIAGTILGLILGLVAFLWAYILPQNDGNISVAFTVSLTLVSISILASVAGSSLPFLCKFLKLDPALISGPFITTAVDVLGVFIYFAIAKIILGF, encoded by the coding sequence GTGAGTGACAATACAACTATGCAACAACAAGACTCTCGACACGAATTAAGAGAATTAGTTAATTCTCAATTAAGATTGTTATTAGAACAAAATAATCTGGAGGGTGCAAAATCTTTGCTTCAACCAGTGCAACCAGTGGATATAGCCGAAGCTATTGGGGATTTACCCGAAACCATGCAGTTAATAGCTTTTCGTCTCCTCAACAAAACTGAAGCTATTGACGTTTATGAACATTTAGAATATAGCACCCAACAAGCTCTTATTGAAGAGTTTAAGCGCCAAGAAGTCTTGGATATTGTTGATAAAATGTCACCGGATGATCGAGCAAGGTTATTTGATGAATTACCAGCTTCGGTGGTTAGTCGTATTTTAGAACAACTTAGCCCGGATGAAAGACAAGCTACCAATTTACTTTTAGGCTACGGGGAAGATACTGCCGGGCGCATTATGACTCCTGAGTATATTGCCCTCAAAGAAAGCCTCACGGTGGGGGAAACCATCGAGCGTATTCGCTCCTTGGCGCGCGCCTCGGAGTTGATATATTATATGTATGTTACCGATGCTTCTCGTCATTTGGTGGGCATTGTTTCTCTCCGAGATTTAGTTATCAGCGCCCCCCACCAAACCCTCGATCAAGTTCTCACGAGAGATGTAGTATATGTGAAAACAGATATGGATCAAGAGGAAGTGGCTCGGTTAATTCAACGTTACGACTTTTTGGCTGTGCCGGTGGTAGATAAGGAATTGCGCTTGGTAGGTATCGTCACGGTGGATGATGTTATTGATATTTTAGAAAAGGAAGCCACCGAAGATATTTATGCCCTCGGTGCGGTACAATCTGACGGGGATAATTATTTTCAAACCAGTATCTTCACTGTGGCGCGTAAGCGCGTAGTGTGGTTATTAGTCTTGTTAGTAACTAATACGATGACGGGAAGCATTATCGGCGCACAGGAAGAAATTTTAACCGAAGTAACTGTTCTGGCTGCTTTTATCCCTCTATTAATTGATAGTGGCGGTAATATTGGCTCTCAGTCTTCCACCGTTGTGATTAGGGGATTAAGTACCAATGAATTAAAAGATTTAAGCGTTCCTCATGTTATCTTTAGAGAAGCCATTGCTGGGACAATTTTAGGACTAATCTTGGGGTTAGTGGCGTTTCTTTGGGCATATATATTACCTCAAAATGATGGTAATATTAGCGTTGCTTTTACCGTCAGCCTTACCCTTGTTAGTATTTCTATTTTAGCATCTGTGGCTGGGTCTTCATTACCTTTTCTGTGTAAATTTTTAAAATTAGACCCGGCTTTAATATCAGGTCCTTTTATTACTACCGC